The Filimonas lacunae genomic sequence ACCATACGGCAGTCAACCGGTTGCGACAATGCGCTGGGCATTATTAAACTAAACTTTTATACGCCTTATGGCGTATACCTGCACGATACCCCCTGGAAAATTTTATTCAATACCTACAACCGCTATTACAGTCATGGATGTATGCGGGTAGAAAAAATAATACCACTGGCACACATGGTATTGGAAGGCAATGCCATTGCCATGGATACCATTCTTCAAAAAGGCAACCTGCTGCATCAACAACCGGTTACCATTCCCGCCACTTCCAAAATCCCCCTACTGGTTTTATATAATACCTCCTGGGTAGACTCAGCGGCCCACGTAAGGTTTTACCCGGATGTGTATCAAAAACAACGTTATTAGTAACAGTTTCAGCTATGTATCATCTCATAGATCTTTTCTGCATCTTCCCGTTTACACAAAGCTGTTCCTTCATTCATGGTAGCAGCCGTTCCGCACGCCACTCCCCACCTCACCGCTTCAGCCAGAGTTTTGGCCTGTGTTAACCCCAACAAAATGCCGCCTAACATGGAGTCGCCGGCACCTACCGTGCTTTTTACACGCACCGGCGGTGGCACCATATGAACAGAGTCTTTTTCCGTAACGAGCAAGGCACCTGCTGCCCCCATAGAAACCACCAGCACTTCGCACGGGTATTGATGAATAACCTGCCTGGCAGTGGCCGCAATTTCCCCGGCATTCAATGCTTGCTTACCTACCAGTGATGCTAACTCGCCCAAATTGGGCTTTACTAAATAAGCCCCTGCCTTAGCAGCCAGCAGCAGTCCTTCGCCCGAAGTATCCACCACATATCTTGCATTTTTAGCCCTGGCAATAGCCGCCAGCCTGGCAAACACTACCGGAGGTATGCCAGGTGATAAACTGCCGCTTGCTACCAGGTAATCTATGGAATTGATTTGAGAAAGCTGTTGCATACATCCCTCCCATTCCATAGCGCTTACTTCGGGCCCCGGCATTCCAAACCGGTATTGTAACTGTGTATGACTATCCACTACTATCAGGTTTTGCCTGGTATTGTTGCTGATTACATATGGCACTACCTGCACATCCTCCTGCTGTAGCAACTGTTGCAGCAACTGGCCATTGGCTCCGCCACTTAAAAAAACGGCCGTAGCTTCACCGCCCATTTTTTGAATAGCCCTGGCCACGTTTATGCCACCTCCGCCCGGCTCATATACCGGTAGCCGGCAATGCAGTTTCTTTTCCGGAATGAGCGCAGCAACACTGGTTGACACATCTACCGCAGGATTTAAAGTAACAGTAACAATAGCAGCCATGGAGGTATACTTTCTTTAAAATTATATGCTTTCAAAAAATTATACTATGAGCATTGTCACTGCCAGCAATGACTCCTGTCATTTTTGGCGATGATTGTACAAATTAGATTTGACTTCATAAAAAAGCATATATGGAAACCATTATTATCGCAACCGATTTTTCCCATGCAGCCACCAATGCGGCCTTATATGCTGCAGAACTGGCAAACGCATTACAAAAGGAATTACTGATACTTTATATTGATACGCTGCCGGTAACTTATGCAGACGTTCCTATTCCCACCAGGCTGGAAGAGATGACAGAGATGGGTGAAATGGAAATTAAAAAACTACAGGAAAGGCTGATACTGCACACCACTGGCAATATATCCATTACCACCGAAATACAAATGGGTACATTTTTTACAACACTTACTTCGGTTTGTGAGCGTGTACACCCTTACGCTGTAGTAATGGGCAGCCAGGGCACAACCGCCAGTGAAAGGTTCTTCTTTGGCGGGCATACCGTACATGCTATGAAGCATTTGAAATGGCCACTTATTACCGTGCCACCACAGGCAAAATTTTCACCTGTTACCCAGATAGGATTGGCCTGCGACTTTGAAAACATTCTGGCAACCACACCGTTATCCGGTATTAGAAAGCTGGTAAAAGATTTTCATGCAAAGCTGCATGTATTAAACTCAGGCAGCGGCTCTGAATATAATCCCGATACTGTTTTTGAGTCTGCCTTATTAGAGGATTTGCTTTCCGGGCTGGATCCTGAATTTCATTATATAACTGATAAAGACCACGATCCGGATAAAGCGCTGGTTGATTTTGTTAAAAACAATCATATACAACTGCTGTTGGTATTACCTAAACAGCACCACCTGCTGGAAAGTATTTTTCATAAAAGCCATACCAAACAACTGGTATTAAACAGCGATGTACCTGTAATGGCTTTGCATTAACAATAGCACCCTCATGACAGGTAATGATTATTTTAATAGCAGTATTCAGGGGTTAACTACTGCCCAGGCTCAACTGTTACAACAACAATGGGGCTTCAATGTAATACAATCAAACACTTCACACAGGTGGTTAAAAAAGCTATGGGGCACTGTGAAAGAACCCATGTTTGTGCTGTTAAGCATTGCCTGCCTGCTGTATTTTATACTGGGCAATACCTGGGAAGGAAGTGTGATGTCTGTGGCATTGCTCATCATTTCCGCTATTTCGCTTTACCAGGAAATAAAAAGTGATAAAGCCATGAGCCGGCTGGTGAAGCTATCGGCCACTAAAATAAATGTAATAAGAGATGGCCGGGTGCAGTCCCTGGATGAGGAAGCCCTGGTACCAGGCGATATTATACAACTGGAAGAAGGCATGACAATACCCGCCGATGTTGTGGTGTTGCAATTCAACGATCTTACCATCAATGAATCTGCCATCACTGGCGAATCATTGCCAGTAGATAAAACAGAAAAGGCAGGATCCAACAAGCTATACCAGGGCACCACCATTAACAGCGGCAAATGTGTAGCCCGCGTAACAGCAACCGGCAACCATACTGTTTTGGGCAAGGTGGGAAAAGCGGTGATGGCTTATCATCCCGCTATCACCCCGCTGCAACGCCAGGTAAACACATTTGTAAAGCGGATGTCATTTTTTGGTATGGCAGGTTTTGCCATCCTGTTTTTTACCAACCTGTTCAGGGGTATAGATTTACCCAATAGTTTATTGTTTGCGCTCACCCTGGCTATGTCGGCTATACCCGAAGAAATACCGGTAGCTTTTTCCTCCTTTATGGCACTCGGCGCTTATAAATTAAGCAAAAGGGGTATTATATGCCGCCGCCCGCAAATGATGGAAAGCCTGGGTGAAATAAGTGTATTATGTTTTGACAAAACAGGCACTCTTACACAAAATGAAATGGAGGTGGCATGGGTATATGACCATGCCACCTACCAACTGGTAGAATGTACCCATACCCCTTCTGTGGCAGCCAACGTAATCAGGTATGCAAAACTTGCCAGTGAACAACAGCCATTCGATGCCATGGAAATAGCTATTGGTAATCAATACCTGCATTATAACGACGCGGCTTTTGATAACGCCGCCATGATCCATGAATATCCTTTGGGTGGCACTCCGCCTATGATGACGCATGTATACACACTGCACAACCAGACAATGGCAGCAGCCAAAGGCGCGGTAGAACGTATTATCCGTGTGTGTAAACTATCCGGGGCCCACCAGAACATGATTTCCGGCATAGCTACCGGTTTAGCTAATAAAGGGTGCAGAGTACTGGGGGTAGCTTATGCAGTACATGACCATCAAAACTTTCCAGAAAACCAGGACGATTATCACTGGCAATTAGCTGGATTACTGGCCTTGTACGATCCTCCTAAGCCTGGCGTAGCAAGTAGCATAGCCCATTTTACCAAAGCAGGCATTGCCGTTAAAATGCTTACCGGCGATCATGGTGCCACTGCAGTTACTATTGGAAAGAAAGTAGGGATAAGCCAGAACAACACTTTTTATACCGGGCAGCAGGTAATGGATATGGACGAAGATGCGTTAAACAAAGCAGTACAAACCGAAGCTATTTTTGCCAGGATGTTTCCGGAAGCAAAGTTACGTGTAATAACAGCCCTTAAAAAAAACGGGCAATTGATAGGTATGACCGGAGATGGTGTGAATGACGCTCCTGCACTACAAGCCGCAGATATAGGCATTGCTATGGGACGCCGTGGTACAGGAACCGCCCAACAGGCCGCAGACCTCATTGTAACAGACGACCAGCTCGAACACATGGTAACTGCCATTGAGGAAGGAAGAAAGGTATTGAGCAACTTTAAAAAAGCATTGCGTTATATTCTGTCTATACACATTCCCATTATCCTTACGGCAGCCATTCCTGTAATAGCAGGATGGCAATATGCCAATGTGTTTGGCCCGGTGCATGTCATCTTTCTTGAGCTGATCATGGGCCCTACCTGCTCCCTGTTTTTCGAAAACGAACCGGCCGAAGAAGGTATCATGCATTTGCCGCCTATCAGGCAAGGTGGCACCATTATGACGAAAAGGGAAATGGCCGTAAGTGTAAGCCAGGGACTTGTCATTGCCTCTACTTTACTGGGCACCTATTATGTACTGATGCAGCAAAACGCCGGAGTAGCCATTACCCGTACCATGGTTTTTATTACCTTGCTATTGTGCAACCTGTTTCTCACGTTCGTTAACCGCTCTTTTGTGCATTCCTTTTTCACCACGCTGCACTATAAAAACAATCTTATACCTGTTATAGTTTCAGCTTCCCTTCTGTTAATTACCGTACTACTTTTCATTCCCCCGGTTCAGCACCTGTTTATGATGACTACGCTTAATCCGATTCAAATATTTATTTGCATTGTCCTGGCTTTTATCAGCATTAGCTGGATTGAGGTGTATAAAAAAATACGCCGTTATAAAACATCACAATAGCGGGTTAACTGCTACCAGTGTCATCCATCATTTTAATGGTCTACAAATGAAAATAACTTCACTGCTACGATTGCATTAATCCCGATCTGTAATATCAAACCAGATAGTATGAAATAAATGGTCGCCGTGGTTAGTTTCCCAAAACTGGCCCAAGGATAGCATTATTACCCAAAACCTGACATATCTTTTCATGCTGTTTCTTTTCTAAGAATATTCAGAACAATTTACCTATTTAATCTAAAAAACATACATCCCCCGCCCCCCCACTTTTCCTTCTTAGCTTTAGCACTTTTTAATCCGATAATGTACATAATTAAGCCTGCTTTTCTTAATTTCAGCCCATGAAGCGTTGGGGAGCAGTTTGGCTGTTATGTATTTATACTGCAGGAGCTACTGAATTACAGCAGTTGCTCAGGTTTCCACTGCTTATTCAACACTACTGTACACATAAGACGGAGAACCCCCATATTACTATCGCCCAGTTCCTGACCATCCATTATATAGAGGCGCAGCCTTTTGACAATGATTACGAACAGGACATGCAACTTCCTTTTAAACAATCCGACGAACATTGTTTAACCTTTTCGTGGCAGCTACCAGCATCCCCTGTATCAGTATTGGTAAACAGGCAACCAGTTACTTATAAGCATATTCTTTATAACGACAATATTCCCGCATCCCTTTTTAAGGCAGCAATCTTCAAGCCCCCTGCCACCGCTACCTCCCTGATTGCGTAGCAATTCCTACTCTCATATTATTTCCAGGGCAAAAGCATGGATAATTCTAACAGGTTGTGCATGCACCTGCCGGAACCTCAACTATTAAAGTAATGAAAACAACACTCAATGTTTGCATGGCTATTATATTGCTATGTGCATTCCGTGCCGACTGGGAAACCAATTTAGAAAAGGCAAAAATGAAAGCCGCCCGGGAGCATAAATACATACTGCTTAATTTTTCCGGATCCGATTGGTGCGGACCTTGTATACGGTTAAAGGAAACGCTGTTTTCCTCTACTGCGTTTGTGCAATTTGCCGATAGCAGCCTGGTGTTACTAAACGCCGATTTTCCAAGACAAAAGAAAAACCGTTTAACTGCGCAACAACAGCAACTTAACAACCAGTTAGCCGATCAATACAACCCGTCCGGCAATTTCCCTATGACAATATTATTAAACGCCGAAGGAAAGCCTGTAAAAGAATGGATAGGCATTCCTAAAGAAGATGGATTCGGGTTTATTACCGAAATCAATACTATAATACATGGCAAATAGTACGATGCAACCGGGTTTGTATAAACGCACCATGAAACTGATGGGAAACCGGTTTGAGATAACCGTTGTGGCTTTTGATGAATCGTGGGCCGAGGCCTGCATTCACGATGCAGTTACCGAAATACAACGAATAGAAACACTGCTTACCACTTTTCAGGATAACAGTGAAACCAACCAGGTAAACCGTATGGCTGGCATACAACCGGTAGAGGTAAGTGCAGAAATGCTGCAACTGGTATCCCGTTCTGTAAAACTGTCAAAGCTTACCCAGGGGGCCTTTGATATTACATACGGCTCGGTTGACAAGCGATTCTGGAACTTTGACACCACCATGCAATCTTTGCCGGATAAAGCAACCGCAGCTGCTTCCGTTCGCCTCATCAATTACAGGAACATAGTCATTAACGAAGAACAAAGCACGTTGTTTTTAAAAGAAAAGGGCATGCGCATAGGCTTCGGAGGCATAGGCAAAGGCTACGCCGCAGAAAGGGCTAAAGCAGTTTTGCAACAGAAAGGTGTAACCAGTGGCATTGTAAATGCGTCCGGCGATCTCACCACCTGGGGCACGCAGCCAGATGGCCACCCCTGGACGGTGGGCATAGCCAATCCGGATATCCCACATCAGCTGTTTTCCAGTCTTACAATATCCGGGATGGCTATTGCCACCTCCGGGAATTACGAAAAGTACGTGGTTATTGATGGCAAAAAATATTCCCATACTATTGATCCCTCCACCGGTATGCCGGTGCAAGGCATTAAAAGTGTATCTATTCTTTGCCCCAACGCAGAAATGGCCGATGCTATGGCTACGCCTGTAATGATAATGGGCATAAAAGCGGGTTTACATATGATTAACCAGATAAAAGGAATGGCATGCCTTATTATCAATGACCACAACCAATTATTCACTTCTGCAAACATTCGTTTACAATGAAAAGAAAATATCCCTGCTTATCATTACTACTAATTGTGGTAGTAAGCTCATGTACAACAGTAAAAGAGTATCAGAAAAGCCGTTTGAATGATGGAGAAATGGTATTAAGCAACCGCAAGGCGGAAAAAACAGAGCTTAATTTTCAATCCTATCGCGAAGGCGCTTCCGGTGCTAATGCCGGCAAAACCGGTGGAGGATGTGGTTGTAACTAATTTAAAGACTACTAAAACACAATCCATGAAAAAGATATGCTTAACAGTGGTAGGCCTGTATATAGGTTTACTGGCTGCTTTTTCACAGAATAAAACAGACAGCACCCATTATAAAAACCGGAAACTTACGTTTGATGAAGCCAACCTGGTAACCAGCTATTATAAGCAAGATGGCAACAATTCGGCTGTTACCGGGGGAACAGGAACGGAAAACCTGAACGATATATCCACTTC encodes the following:
- a CDS encoding 1-phosphofructokinase family hexose kinase, which gives rise to MAAIVTVTLNPAVDVSTSVAALIPEKKLHCRLPVYEPGGGGINVARAIQKMGGEATAVFLSGGANGQLLQQLLQQEDVQVVPYVISNNTRQNLIVVDSHTQLQYRFGMPGPEVSAMEWEGCMQQLSQINSIDYLVASGSLSPGIPPVVFARLAAIARAKNARYVVDTSGEGLLLAAKAGAYLVKPNLGELASLVGKQALNAGEIAATARQVIHQYPCEVLVVSMGAAGALLVTEKDSVHMVPPPVRVKSTVGAGDSMLGGILLGLTQAKTLAEAVRWGVACGTAATMNEGTALCKREDAEKIYEMIHS
- a CDS encoding FAD:protein FMN transferase — translated: MANSTMQPGLYKRTMKLMGNRFEITVVAFDESWAEACIHDAVTEIQRIETLLTTFQDNSETNQVNRMAGIQPVEVSAEMLQLVSRSVKLSKLTQGAFDITYGSVDKRFWNFDTTMQSLPDKATAAASVRLINYRNIVINEEQSTLFLKEKGMRIGFGGIGKGYAAERAKAVLQQKGVTSGIVNASGDLTTWGTQPDGHPWTVGIANPDIPHQLFSSLTISGMAIATSGNYEKYVVIDGKKYSHTIDPSTGMPVQGIKSVSILCPNAEMADAMATPVMIMGIKAGLHMINQIKGMACLIINDHNQLFTSANIRLQ
- a CDS encoding DUF4266 domain-containing protein, yielding MKRKYPCLSLLLIVVVSSCTTVKEYQKSRLNDGEMVLSNRKAEKTELNFQSYREGASGANAGKTGGGCGCN
- a CDS encoding thioredoxin family protein, with amino-acid sequence MKTTLNVCMAIILLCAFRADWETNLEKAKMKAAREHKYILLNFSGSDWCGPCIRLKETLFSSTAFVQFADSSLVLLNADFPRQKKNRLTAQQQQLNNQLADQYNPSGNFPMTILLNAEGKPVKEWIGIPKEDGFGFITEINTIIHGK
- a CDS encoding universal stress protein, producing the protein METIIIATDFSHAATNAALYAAELANALQKELLILYIDTLPVTYADVPIPTRLEEMTEMGEMEIKKLQERLILHTTGNISITTEIQMGTFFTTLTSVCERVHPYAVVMGSQGTTASERFFFGGHTVHAMKHLKWPLITVPPQAKFSPVTQIGLACDFENILATTPLSGIRKLVKDFHAKLHVLNSGSGSEYNPDTVFESALLEDLLSGLDPEFHYITDKDHDPDKALVDFVKNNHIQLLLVLPKQHHLLESIFHKSHTKQLVLNSDVPVMALH
- a CDS encoding cation-translocating P-type ATPase; this translates as MTGNDYFNSSIQGLTTAQAQLLQQQWGFNVIQSNTSHRWLKKLWGTVKEPMFVLLSIACLLYFILGNTWEGSVMSVALLIISAISLYQEIKSDKAMSRLVKLSATKINVIRDGRVQSLDEEALVPGDIIQLEEGMTIPADVVVLQFNDLTINESAITGESLPVDKTEKAGSNKLYQGTTINSGKCVARVTATGNHTVLGKVGKAVMAYHPAITPLQRQVNTFVKRMSFFGMAGFAILFFTNLFRGIDLPNSLLFALTLAMSAIPEEIPVAFSSFMALGAYKLSKRGIICRRPQMMESLGEISVLCFDKTGTLTQNEMEVAWVYDHATYQLVECTHTPSVAANVIRYAKLASEQQPFDAMEIAIGNQYLHYNDAAFDNAAMIHEYPLGGTPPMMTHVYTLHNQTMAAAKGAVERIIRVCKLSGAHQNMISGIATGLANKGCRVLGVAYAVHDHQNFPENQDDYHWQLAGLLALYDPPKPGVASSIAHFTKAGIAVKMLTGDHGATAVTIGKKVGISQNNTFYTGQQVMDMDEDALNKAVQTEAIFARMFPEAKLRVITALKKNGQLIGMTGDGVNDAPALQAADIGIAMGRRGTGTAQQAADLIVTDDQLEHMVTAIEEGRKVLSNFKKALRYILSIHIPIILTAAIPVIAGWQYANVFGPVHVIFLELIMGPTCSLFFENEPAEEGIMHLPPIRQGGTIMTKREMAVSVSQGLVIASTLLGTYYVLMQQNAGVAITRTMVFITLLLCNLFLTFVNRSFVHSFFTTLHYKNNLIPVIVSASLLLITVLLFIPPVQHLFMMTTLNPIQIFICIVLAFISISWIEVYKKIRRYKTSQ